In one Natronosalvus amylolyticus genomic region, the following are encoded:
- a CDS encoding sacsin N-terminal ATP-binding-like domain-containing protein — translation MPDTSEGMDGTFDSLGKNPRTNEGLRTHWAGYWEDLVADLQDDSLEVLDGQPNLRSAFRKDTSLGQSERTIAEDHPNREILELLQNARDEAQYADDGQVFIAVTDEGLLIANNGRSFNFHNRSVEEAATGIGKTSKDTPDEIGKMGIGLKSILGKGESFEVWTETPDASGEQQALRVRFSKAYLLATILNSIGYDHGVDGLSEEFNTDVFPVDLDLSRNQDGKSPADLSVDNRRALMQLFLFAYPIPLSLSARRSELAGLADYLVHGDDRVAAPNDTVAEYGGEFSTAVFVEFADENWREIVTELYGVDAVNELPDDAVEESGIATTSPERVWWYVDGTRSGSLDPETLVHFGTIDEVNAVRVSDNEIDEHISWNIEPEPGVLSGESVQHTEWQVTQVNRDGAGEKEAAHVFDGFRLPASERDHGTRVLVPRPSDEWPIVETRQFGDREPHSLKDYPLYLYYPISQRDPGLSFSLHGEFSVTPNRQNIKDVSQRYVDYNRRVLEEATEVVGRVAEQTAAVTEPTHNWLSLYPWVLLPNQSQEGEWEPEARPTEADELLGYLRQQLLDRVWETDCIPIAGGSSAAPAQIQSETDGPGATDSLLLDWLSDGWDGVRAMYLLSDQLPVTGAAALKMGDRPFGSAGEECVPVAVPAVDRIWGLSQLRTASGDRLVSRIESLLRVTDENKATVTTRLRGRWFELVSEALARSDHAGDGESGVQCAADPADAVLRVTARYFEPVSGSEISELLGEEYQRTLDGVYLLPCQLKQSGAGEESETVGEMSEKRVLLQIENQDVRSEGDRRQPLSRTILWNVPSDATDVIAPPEDGQFTVFFLAELDETDDRINTLLNEAGESWGIRKYQTDRQEYFRSLVASFEHEQNNRVSPTALQFLAERVDDFTAADLNTLPDGYVAHELLETVLKNREYGRLRTRFRLRQASLTWPSPSETERAEVPLGACEFGPQWRPFLNEELEDYETDVLQNPALSLDSVLTRSEDSSRSTVVSEPLGASLGVGETTLPGPFEPVWGPVYAQMETTDPVTAARGLARTLSLFGVGVTPNVSALCHHGPGLRKPNDGVTKASWDPREWELPESDPYRSDVATLQRELIEDGQDLDSPAYLSFVTGFGNHSVQTGKHTSSHCHGRPYTADRGYGARISSWVWSTDLQRVTADPAGLIQWLERHEDTLRETVLETGWYCDGGTNHIQRPWSETVPTVFNWQLRNAACWDPVFDDQFSGWVDESWGEDAVRLRWAVQDGGRGEVTQLLPTVPSDSEPDQQVSDDLLSSFGVEPIDELTAIQAADRLQKLQEVLATEDSLDDVHRVRMRTDGVESAWMYVYTELLNPILQSLADPVEHVPSVLESELLTHLPLRFRNKEWCAVPIEQIQGDGNTELEFKYHTQRSLRQWEKQEARNNLDLYLLKPPTRGGLTPLADALGISSLDVDQPILQADELDGLSEDGVQPVKQELERRTEWILATLNRSNPDTIRESRDTFQTAIDNLACAPLHEEQTDDFFDTRSRLYRVSDDDDAPLGIVLNDDDDKIWDSDSQEIVEATAAGIAFLFEMPGRYEEIQPALRPSLPSPEKLEREWEQRGHDLDLVRTALGVQDQRELLRDIEALYELIEALGGDTPNNVERIRSNLADTDSGTIPWVRSQFQPGTDAEETPEPQSPQVAEAFDLLSEAGTRLPSELGSDTATPLFETVIAEQNTAHEQWVNWSHALAVHDGDVTSFIQWVAANSRLITEQWIPSHHARWCARVEQFCILRDEREDADLASIAALEDVLPSIETDDSIAWEDTPEATANLSGADFSPADRWFDVAPQETFGDRVLTPLIETVSEHAPGGRKEDVAVALRDFILNGEVPASQVDSRTKQQNVFQQVQSQLDGGLDLSNGLVFGQGRTTVATFGGGSGSENGDGNSPRIYGERGERAEAAAVIHILQRLGRWLDEERNDFDWLMTELAELEADQDSAGYKWHTKNRWNGSLKRYLKHEFSAKDYQSLDRFTDGDSNLWEDPFVQILNATQEYGLGFDFIDPFGPAATQDQNSTPTLDIAPVEVKAAGLSSESESVSFRFSTNQLRQARAFVSAGYQYVIRLFATPGIESEEWLQETQIVDEIILNEENPPGAALGGLGSEVRTNGSATIPADAVAGGEMYIERIFE, via the coding sequence ATGCCTGATACGTCTGAAGGGATGGACGGGACGTTCGATTCGTTGGGAAAGAATCCGAGGACGAACGAGGGATTGCGGACTCACTGGGCAGGGTATTGGGAGGATTTGGTCGCTGATCTGCAGGATGATTCGCTTGAGGTGCTTGACGGGCAGCCGAATTTGCGGAGTGCATTTCGGAAGGATACGTCGTTAGGACAATCGGAGCGGACGATTGCGGAGGATCATCCGAATCGGGAGATTCTGGAGTTACTACAGAACGCACGGGACGAAGCGCAGTATGCGGATGATGGACAGGTGTTTATCGCCGTGACGGATGAGGGGCTGCTCATTGCAAACAATGGGCGGAGTTTTAACTTCCACAACCGGTCGGTCGAGGAGGCGGCGACCGGTATCGGGAAGACATCCAAGGACACGCCTGATGAAATTGGGAAGATGGGGATCGGTCTCAAGTCGATCCTCGGGAAAGGGGAGTCGTTCGAAGTGTGGACGGAGACACCTGACGCGTCGGGTGAGCAGCAGGCGCTTCGCGTCCGGTTTTCGAAGGCGTATCTGCTGGCTACGATTTTGAATTCGATTGGGTACGATCACGGCGTGGACGGGCTGAGTGAGGAGTTCAACACTGATGTGTTCCCGGTTGATCTTGATTTGAGTCGGAACCAGGATGGGAAATCCCCGGCCGATTTGAGTGTGGATAACCGGCGGGCGTTGATGCAGCTGTTTCTGTTCGCGTATCCGATCCCGTTGTCGCTGTCGGCACGACGAAGTGAACTTGCTGGTCTTGCCGACTATTTAGTCCACGGGGATGACCGAGTGGCGGCCCCGAATGATACCGTGGCGGAGTACGGTGGGGAGTTTTCGACTGCGGTGTTCGTCGAGTTTGCGGACGAGAATTGGCGGGAGATCGTGACGGAACTCTACGGCGTGGACGCGGTGAATGAGTTACCGGATGATGCTGTTGAGGAATCCGGGATTGCCACAACGTCTCCGGAACGTGTCTGGTGGTACGTGGACGGGACGCGGTCCGGATCGCTCGATCCGGAGACGCTAGTTCATTTCGGCACGATCGACGAGGTGAACGCAGTCCGTGTCTCGGACAACGAGATCGACGAGCACATTTCGTGGAATATAGAACCCGAACCCGGTGTGCTGAGCGGTGAGTCCGTGCAGCATACTGAGTGGCAGGTCACTCAGGTTAATCGGGATGGGGCAGGCGAGAAGGAGGCGGCCCACGTGTTCGATGGGTTCCGGTTACCAGCTAGTGAGCGAGATCACGGGACGCGGGTCTTGGTTCCGCGTCCGAGTGACGAGTGGCCCATTGTGGAGACGAGGCAGTTTGGGGACAGAGAGCCGCATTCGTTGAAAGATTACCCGTTGTACCTGTATTACCCGATTAGTCAGCGGGATCCCGGGTTATCGTTTTCGCTGCACGGCGAGTTTTCAGTGACGCCAAATCGACAGAATATCAAGGACGTGTCCCAGCGCTACGTGGATTATAATCGCCGTGTACTTGAGGAGGCGACGGAGGTTGTCGGGCGCGTTGCCGAGCAGACAGCGGCGGTCACCGAACCGACGCATAACTGGTTGAGTCTGTATCCGTGGGTGTTGCTGCCGAACCAGTCACAGGAAGGCGAGTGGGAACCGGAGGCGCGACCGACCGAAGCTGATGAGTTGCTCGGGTACCTTCGACAGCAGCTGTTAGATAGGGTGTGGGAGACAGACTGTATCCCGATTGCCGGTGGGAGTTCTGCGGCTCCGGCGCAGATTCAATCTGAGACAGACGGGCCCGGGGCTACGGATTCGTTGTTGTTAGATTGGTTGAGCGATGGGTGGGACGGAGTGCGTGCGATGTACCTGTTGAGTGATCAGTTACCAGTGACAGGAGCGGCGGCATTGAAAATGGGCGACCGTCCCTTCGGGAGTGCTGGCGAAGAATGCGTGCCAGTTGCGGTGCCGGCTGTGGATCGAATCTGGGGGTTGTCCCAGCTTCGGACCGCGTCGGGCGACCGGTTAGTGAGTCGTATTGAGAGTTTACTTCGTGTGACTGACGAGAACAAGGCGACTGTAACGACGCGGTTACGAGGTCGGTGGTTTGAGTTGGTTTCTGAGGCGCTCGCGCGGAGTGACCATGCCGGTGATGGTGAGTCTGGGGTGCAGTGTGCGGCTGATCCTGCTGACGCGGTGCTTCGGGTAACAGCTCGGTATTTCGAGCCGGTATCCGGTTCAGAGATCAGCGAATTACTTGGAGAGGAATATCAGCGTACGCTGGACGGTGTGTATCTCTTACCGTGTCAACTGAAGCAATCAGGAGCCGGGGAGGAGTCGGAGACTGTTGGTGAGATGTCTGAAAAGAGGGTGTTGCTGCAGATCGAGAATCAAGATGTTCGGTCGGAAGGGGATCGACGGCAACCGCTGTCCCGAACGATTCTGTGGAATGTCCCGAGTGACGCGACAGACGTCATTGCTCCGCCGGAGGACGGACAGTTCACTGTGTTCTTCCTCGCTGAACTTGATGAGACCGATGACCGGATTAACACGTTACTCAATGAGGCTGGTGAGTCCTGGGGGATTCGGAAGTATCAGACTGACCGGCAGGAATATTTCCGGTCGCTCGTCGCAAGTTTCGAGCATGAACAGAATAATCGTGTATCTCCCACTGCGCTTCAGTTTCTCGCGGAGCGTGTCGATGATTTCACCGCTGCAGACCTGAACACGCTTCCCGATGGCTACGTCGCGCACGAGTTGTTAGAGACCGTGTTGAAAAACAGAGAATACGGCCGGTTGCGGACGCGATTCCGGCTTCGACAAGCGTCGCTCACATGGCCATCGCCATCGGAGACGGAGCGAGCGGAAGTGCCGTTAGGTGCCTGTGAGTTCGGCCCTCAGTGGCGGCCGTTCCTGAACGAGGAACTGGAGGACTATGAGACCGATGTGCTACAGAATCCGGCCTTGAGTCTTGATTCGGTGCTTACCCGGAGCGAGGATAGTTCCCGGTCAACCGTCGTTTCTGAGCCTTTGGGAGCCTCGCTTGGAGTCGGGGAGACGACACTCCCTGGGCCGTTCGAACCGGTCTGGGGCCCAGTGTACGCGCAGATGGAGACCACGGATCCGGTGACTGCAGCCAGGGGGCTTGCGAGGACACTGTCCCTCTTTGGTGTTGGCGTCACGCCGAACGTGAGCGCTCTGTGTCATCACGGGCCTGGATTACGAAAACCGAACGACGGTGTGACGAAAGCGTCGTGGGACCCACGCGAATGGGAGCTTCCTGAGTCAGATCCGTACCGGTCGGATGTGGCAACCCTACAGCGAGAGCTTATAGAGGACGGCCAGGACCTTGATTCTCCAGCGTACCTCTCGTTCGTCACAGGGTTTGGGAATCATTCAGTCCAGACCGGGAAGCACACGAGTAGCCACTGTCACGGCCGGCCGTATACTGCCGATCGAGGGTACGGGGCGCGTATTAGTTCGTGGGTGTGGAGCACGGATCTGCAGCGGGTGACTGCTGATCCAGCTGGGCTCATTCAGTGGTTAGAGCGACACGAGGACACGTTGCGAGAAACTGTGCTGGAAACCGGATGGTATTGTGACGGTGGGACTAACCACATTCAGCGGCCGTGGTCCGAAACAGTGCCGACGGTCTTCAACTGGCAGCTTCGAAACGCAGCGTGTTGGGACCCAGTGTTCGATGATCAGTTCTCGGGGTGGGTAGACGAATCGTGGGGAGAAGACGCTGTGCGGTTGCGGTGGGCTGTCCAAGATGGTGGTCGCGGTGAAGTCACACAGCTTCTCCCGACAGTCCCGAGTGACTCGGAACCAGACCAGCAGGTATCCGACGACCTGCTATCAAGCTTCGGCGTCGAACCGATTGACGAGCTAACCGCGATTCAAGCGGCAGACAGGCTCCAGAAGCTCCAAGAAGTGCTGGCTACAGAGGACTCGCTCGATGATGTGCACCGTGTTCGAATGCGGACTGATGGTGTGGAATCGGCGTGGATGTACGTGTACACTGAGTTGTTGAATCCGATTCTGCAGTCGTTAGCTGATCCTGTGGAACACGTGCCAAGCGTCTTGGAGTCTGAGTTACTGACGCATCTTCCGCTCCGGTTCCGGAACAAGGAGTGGTGTGCTGTTCCGATTGAGCAAATACAGGGTGATGGCAATACTGAACTGGAGTTCAAGTACCATACGCAGCGGTCGCTTCGTCAGTGGGAGAAACAAGAGGCCAGAAACAACTTGGATTTGTATCTGTTGAAACCACCGACTCGTGGTGGTCTCACGCCGTTAGCGGATGCGTTAGGGATCTCGTCGCTGGACGTTGACCAGCCGATTCTACAGGCTGATGAGTTGGACGGGTTGTCCGAAGACGGGGTGCAGCCAGTGAAACAGGAATTAGAGCGGCGAACAGAATGGATTCTAGCAACGCTGAATCGATCGAATCCCGATACAATCCGTGAGTCGAGAGACACATTCCAGACTGCGATCGACAATCTCGCTTGTGCGCCACTGCACGAGGAACAAACAGATGACTTCTTCGACACTCGGTCTCGGCTGTATCGAGTCTCGGATGACGATGATGCACCGCTGGGTATCGTCTTGAACGACGACGACGACAAGATATGGGACAGTGATTCACAGGAAATCGTTGAAGCGACTGCCGCTGGTATCGCGTTCCTATTCGAGATGCCGGGTCGATACGAGGAGATCCAGCCTGCACTGAGGCCGTCGTTGCCGAGTCCAGAGAAATTAGAACGGGAGTGGGAGCAACGCGGGCACGACCTCGACCTGGTTCGGACAGCGCTAGGCGTGCAAGACCAACGGGAACTTCTCCGTGACATCGAAGCTCTGTACGAGTTAATCGAGGCGCTCGGCGGGGACACCCCAAATAACGTGGAGCGGATCCGGTCGAATTTAGCTGATACGGATTCCGGCACGATCCCATGGGTCCGCAGTCAGTTCCAGCCCGGGACTGACGCTGAAGAGACGCCTGAACCCCAGTCCCCGCAGGTGGCAGAGGCGTTTGACCTGTTGTCCGAGGCCGGGACCCGGTTACCATCGGAACTGGGGAGCGACACTGCTACTCCACTGTTCGAGACCGTTATCGCAGAGCAAAACACCGCTCACGAGCAGTGGGTCAATTGGTCGCACGCACTGGCAGTACACGATGGTGACGTAACTTCGTTCATCCAGTGGGTTGCTGCGAATTCACGACTCATCACAGAGCAGTGGATTCCGTCCCACCATGCTCGCTGGTGTGCCAGAGTCGAGCAGTTCTGCATCCTTCGTGACGAGCGGGAAGACGCCGACTTGGCATCGATTGCAGCGCTTGAAGACGTACTCCCGTCCATCGAGACAGATGATTCAATCGCCTGGGAAGATACACCGGAAGCAACGGCAAATCTATCAGGTGCTGATTTTTCGCCTGCTGATCGGTGGTTCGACGTCGCACCGCAGGAAACCTTCGGGGATCGAGTACTCACACCACTCATTGAGACTGTGAGCGAGCACGCCCCAGGGGGTCGGAAAGAAGATGTCGCAGTTGCTCTCAGGGACTTCATTCTCAACGGGGAGGTCCCAGCCTCACAGGTAGACTCTCGAACAAAGCAGCAAAACGTGTTTCAACAGGTTCAATCTCAACTCGATGGTGGTCTTGATCTAAGCAACGGGCTGGTTTTTGGTCAAGGCCGCACGACTGTAGCAACGTTCGGTGGGGGATCCGGTAGCGAGAACGGTGACGGGAACTCACCCCGGATTTACGGCGAACGTGGAGAACGTGCTGAAGCAGCTGCAGTCATCCATATTCTGCAGCGACTCGGTCGATGGTTAGACGAAGAGAGAAACGACTTCGATTGGTTGATGACCGAACTTGCGGAGCTCGAAGCTGATCAAGACAGCGCGGGATACAAGTGGCACACCAAGAACCGTTGGAATGGATCTCTGAAACGGTATTTAAAGCACGAGTTTTCCGCGAAGGACTACCAATCCTTGGATCGGTTCACGGATGGAGACAGTAACCTGTGGGAAGATCCGTTCGTGCAAATTCTCAACGCGACCCAAGAATATGGACTCGGCTTCGATTTCATCGATCCGTTTGGACCCGCTGCAACACAGGATCAGAACAGTACTCCGACGCTGGATATCGCGCCAGTCGAAGTGAAAGCTGCAGGCCTGTCGTCGGAGTCTGAGTCTGTTAGTTTCCGTTTTTCGACTAACCAACTACGGCAAGCCCGGGCGTTTGTCTCTGCCGGATACCAGTACGTAATCCGGTTATTTGCGACCCCTGGAATTGAGTCCGAAGAATGGTTGCAAGAGACACAAATCGTGGATGAGATTATCCTGAACGAAGAGAACCCACCGGGTGCAGCGTTAGGTGGTCTCGGCTCGGAGGTCCGAACAAATGGTTCTGCAACGATCCCCGCTGATGCAGTTGCGGGCGGTGAAATGTATATCGAGCGCATCTTTGAGTGA
- a CDS encoding IS5 family transposase: MSKISRFTSKAVSLAKNAVGGRGEAAAPEGGGGFADYAVVSLHCLRIYLEKSYREALDLLSEMPHILAEIGLEAGDLPHHSTLVKAFDRFEMEVWRVLLRLSAQLHETADHAAMGATFFDRETASKHYCRRTNYRVQTLKTTALVDTKTQAVLDVHCTTEKRHDTQIGWQLACRNAGGIVSLAADKGYDWQRLREKLREEDVRPLIKHREFRPVDCAHNARIDNSLYGQRALSETVFSTIKRTLGHAVRAREWYREFREIVLMCAVYNIKRAVKQ, from the coding sequence ATGTCGAAGATCTCCCGCTTCACGAGCAAAGCGGTCTCGTTAGCTAAAAATGCTGTTGGTGGCCGAGGCGAAGCCGCCGCCCCCGAAGGGGGTGGGGGCTTCGCCGACTACGCCGTCGTCTCGCTCCACTGCCTTCGGATTTACTTAGAGAAATCCTACCGTGAGGCGCTTGATCTCTTGAGCGAGATGCCACATATTTTGGCCGAGATCGGCCTCGAAGCGGGCGATCTCCCGCATCACTCAACGTTAGTAAAGGCGTTTGATAGGTTCGAGATGGAGGTCTGGCGAGTGCTGCTGCGCCTCTCGGCGCAGTTGCACGAAACCGCCGATCACGCCGCGATGGGCGCGACGTTCTTCGACCGCGAAACCGCCAGCAAGCACTACTGTCGTCGGACGAACTATCGCGTTCAAACGCTGAAAACAACTGCTCTCGTCGATACAAAAACGCAAGCTGTACTTGACGTTCACTGTACGACCGAGAAACGCCACGATACGCAGATCGGCTGGCAACTCGCCTGCCGCAACGCGGGCGGGATTGTCAGCCTCGCCGCCGACAAAGGCTACGACTGGCAGCGATTACGTGAAAAACTCCGAGAAGAAGACGTGAGACCGCTGATCAAACACCGTGAGTTCCGACCCGTCGATTGTGCGCATAACGCGCGAATCGACAACTCTCTGTACGGCCAAAGAGCGCTGTCAGAGACCGTCTTCTCGACGATCAAGCGTACGCTCGGCCATGCGGTGCGTGCCCGAGAATGGTACCGCGAATTTCGTGAGATCGTTCTGATGTGTGCGGTCTACAACATCAAGCGAGCCGTGAAACAGTGA